In Choloepus didactylus isolate mChoDid1 chromosome 6, mChoDid1.pri, whole genome shotgun sequence, one DNA window encodes the following:
- the NAALADL1 gene encoding aminopeptidase NAALADL1 isoform X1 produces MHWAKVLGGLVGAAVFLGLGIILGHFAIPKESDSPAPSTSARQDLDLEILETVMKQLEANRIRENLRELSREPHLASSPRDEALVQVLLQRWRDPTSGLDAAEAPKYEVLLSFPSPEQPNHVAVVAPDGNILFSCRQSEENLTGEQGGPEVVPPYAAYAPPGTPQGLLVYANQGTEEDFKELQSQNITLNGTIALTRYGGTGRGAKAVNAAKHGVAGVLVYTDPADINDGQSLPNQTFPHSWGLPPSGVERGSYYEYFGDPLTPYLPAHPSSFRLDPADASGFPPIPTQPIGFEDAQRLLCNLGGASAPTAWQGALGCDYKLGPGFRSGGNFTEGSQVNVSVHNRLELRNSSNVLGIIHGAVEPDRYVLYGNHRDSWVHGAVDPSSGTAVLLELSRVLGTMLKKGTWRPRRSIVFASWGAEEFGLIGSTEFAEEFFNKLQERTVAYINVDISVFANASLRAQGTPPVQSVIFSAAKQIQAPDPSDLSIYDNWIRYFNRSSPVYGVVPSLGSLVAGSDYAPFIHYLGISSMDLAYTYDRSKTSARIYPTYHTAFDTFGYMDKFLDPGFSSHQAVARTAGSVLLRLSDSLFLPLNVSDYSETLHSFLQAAQQDLGDLLQTHNISLEPLVTAVEKFEEAAAALNQRISAAQKDNPDPLQVRMLNDQMMLLERTFLNPRAFPEERYYSHVLWAPRHTSSIATFPGLANACSQAKDMPHGSAAWAEVQRQLSILVTALEGAAATLRPVADL; encoded by the exons ATGCACTGGGCAAAAGTGCTAGGGGGGCTGGTGGGGGCCGCTGTCTTCCTGGGGCTGGGGATCATTCTGGGCCACTTCGCCATCCCCAAAGAGTCTGACTCGCCCGCCCCCAGCACCTCAGCCCGCCAGGACCTGGACCTGGAGATCCTGGAGACCGTCATGAAGCAGCTGGAGGCCAACAGGATCCGTGAGAATCTGAG AGAACTCTCCAGGGAGCCACACCTGGCCTCCAGTCCCCGCGATGAGGCCCTGGTGCAGGTCCTGCTGCAGCGCTGGAGGGACCCCACATCTGGCCTGGACGCGGCCGAGGCCCCCAAGTACGAGGTGCtgctctccttccccagcccgGAGCAGCCCAACCACGTGGCCGTTG TGGCCCCCGACGGCAACATCCTCTTCTCCTGCCGCCAGAGCGAGGAGAATCTGACTGGGGAGCAGGGGGGGCCTGAAGTGGTGCCACCCTATGCCGCCTACGCTCCCCCGGGGACCCCGCAG GGCCTCCTCGTCTACGCCAACCAGGGCACAGAAGAAGACTTTAAGGAGCTACAGAGTCAGAACATCACGCTCAATGGCACCATCGCCCTCACCCGATATGGGGGCACAGGGCGTGGGGCCAAG GCCGTGAATGCTGCCAAACATGGGGTGGCTGGGGTGCTGGTGTACACAGACCCTGCCGACATCAACGACGGCCAGAGCTTACCCAACCAGACCTTCCCGCACAGCTGGGGCCTGCCTCCCTCCGGGGTGGAGCGAGGCAGCTACTATGAGTATTTTGGGGATCCCCTGACTCCCTACCTTCCGGCCCACCCCTCCTCCTTCCGCCTGGACCCTGCTGATGCCTCCGGGTTTCCCCCAATTCCCACACAGCCCATTGGCTTTGAGGATGCACAACGCCTGCTCTG tAACCTCGGGGGAGCCTCAGCACCGACTGCCTGGCAGGGGGCCCTGGGCTGTGACTACAAATTGGGACCCGGCTTCCGGTCTGGTGGCAACTTCACAGAAGGCAG CCAGGTGAACGTGAGCGTGCACAACCGCCTGGAGCTGCGCAACTCCTCCAACGTCCTGGGCATCATCCACGGGGCCGTGGAGCCTG ACCGCTATGTGCTGTATGGGAACCACCGGGACAGCTGGGTGCACGGGGCCGTGGACCCCAGCAGTGGCACCGCTGTCCTCCTGGAGCTTTCCCGTGTCCTGGGGACCATGCTGAAGAAGG GCACTTGGCGTCCCCGCAGATCCATCGTGTTTGCGAGCTGGGGGGCCGAGGAATTTGGGCTCATTGGCTCCACCGAGTTCGCGGAG GAGTTCTTCAACAAGCTGCAGGAGCGCACAGTGGCCTACATCAACGTGGACATCTCGGTGTTTG CCAATGCCAGCCTGAGAGCGCAGGGGACGCCCCCGGTCCAGAGCGTCATCTTCTCCGCAGCCAAACAG ATCCAGGCCCCAGACCCCAGCGACCTCAGCATCTACGACAACTGGATCCGCTACTTCAACCGTAGCAGCCCGGTGTACGGCGTGGTCCCCAG CCTGGGCTCTCTGGTTGCCGGCAGCGACTATGCTCCCTTCATTCATTACCTGGGCATCTCCTCCATGGACCTCGCCTACACCTATGACCGG AGCAAGACCTCGGCCCGGATCTACCCCACCTACCACACCGCCTTTGACACCTTTGGTTACATGGACAAATTCTTGGACCCTG GTTTCAGCAGTCACCAAGCAGTGGCCCGCACAGCGGGAAGCGTGCTTCTCCGGCTCAGTGACAGCCTCTTCTTGCCCCTTAATGTCAGTGACTACAGCGAGACCCTCCACAGCTTCCTGCAGGCTGCCCAGCAGGACCTCGGGGACCTGTTGCAGACGCACAATATCAGCCTGG AGCCGCTGGTGACTGCAGTGGAGAAGTTTGAAGAGGCAGCTGCAGCCTTGAACCAACGCATATCAGCAGCACAGAAGGACAACCCTGA CCCCCTGCAGGTCCGGATGCTCAATGACCAGATGATGCTCTTGGAACGAACCTTCCTGAACCCAAGAGCTTTCCCAGAGGAACGCTACTACAG CCACGTGCTCTGGGCACCCCGCCACACAAGCTCCATAGCCACATTTCCAGGCCTGGCCAATGCCTGCTCCCAGGCCAAGGACATGCCCCACGGATCTGCAGCCTGGGCTGAAGTGCAGCGGCAGCTCAGTATCCTGGTGACGGCCCTGGAGGGGGCAGCAGCCACTCTGAGGCCTGTGGCTGACCTCTGA
- the NAALADL1 gene encoding aminopeptidase NAALADL1 isoform X2, producing the protein MRPWCRSCCSAGGTPHLAWTRPRPPSTRCCSPSPARSSPTTWPLGLLVYANQGTEEDFKELQSQNITLNGTIALTRYGGTGRGAKAVNAAKHGVAGVLVYTDPADINDGQSLPNQTFPHSWGLPPSGVERGSYYEYFGDPLTPYLPAHPSSFRLDPADASGFPPIPTQPIGFEDAQRLLCNLGGASAPTAWQGALGCDYKLGPGFRSGGNFTEGSQVNVSVHNRLELRNSSNVLGIIHGAVEPDRYVLYGNHRDSWVHGAVDPSSGTAVLLELSRVLGTMLKKGTWRPRRSIVFASWGAEEFGLIGSTEFAEEFFNKLQERTVAYINVDISVFANASLRAQGTPPVQSVIFSAAKQIQAPDPSDLSIYDNWIRYFNRSSPVYGVVPSLGSLVAGSDYAPFIHYLGISSMDLAYTYDRSKTSARIYPTYHTAFDTFGYMDKFLDPGFSSHQAVARTAGSVLLRLSDSLFLPLNVSDYSETLHSFLQAAQQDLGDLLQTHNISLEPLVTAVEKFEEAAAALNQRISAAQKDNPDPLQVRMLNDQMMLLERTFLNPRAFPEERYYSHVLWAPRHTSSIATFPGLANACSQAKDMPHGSAAWAEVQRQLSILVTALEGAAATLRPVADL; encoded by the exons ATGAGGCCCTGGTGCAGGTCCTGCTGCAGCGCTGGAGGGACCCCACATCTGGCCTGGACGCGGCCGAGGCCCCCAAGTACGAGGTGCtgctctccttccccagcccgGAGCAGCCCAACCACGTGGCCGTTG GGCCTCCTCGTCTACGCCAACCAGGGCACAGAAGAAGACTTTAAGGAGCTACAGAGTCAGAACATCACGCTCAATGGCACCATCGCCCTCACCCGATATGGGGGCACAGGGCGTGGGGCCAAG GCCGTGAATGCTGCCAAACATGGGGTGGCTGGGGTGCTGGTGTACACAGACCCTGCCGACATCAACGACGGCCAGAGCTTACCCAACCAGACCTTCCCGCACAGCTGGGGCCTGCCTCCCTCCGGGGTGGAGCGAGGCAGCTACTATGAGTATTTTGGGGATCCCCTGACTCCCTACCTTCCGGCCCACCCCTCCTCCTTCCGCCTGGACCCTGCTGATGCCTCCGGGTTTCCCCCAATTCCCACACAGCCCATTGGCTTTGAGGATGCACAACGCCTGCTCTG tAACCTCGGGGGAGCCTCAGCACCGACTGCCTGGCAGGGGGCCCTGGGCTGTGACTACAAATTGGGACCCGGCTTCCGGTCTGGTGGCAACTTCACAGAAGGCAG CCAGGTGAACGTGAGCGTGCACAACCGCCTGGAGCTGCGCAACTCCTCCAACGTCCTGGGCATCATCCACGGGGCCGTGGAGCCTG ACCGCTATGTGCTGTATGGGAACCACCGGGACAGCTGGGTGCACGGGGCCGTGGACCCCAGCAGTGGCACCGCTGTCCTCCTGGAGCTTTCCCGTGTCCTGGGGACCATGCTGAAGAAGG GCACTTGGCGTCCCCGCAGATCCATCGTGTTTGCGAGCTGGGGGGCCGAGGAATTTGGGCTCATTGGCTCCACCGAGTTCGCGGAG GAGTTCTTCAACAAGCTGCAGGAGCGCACAGTGGCCTACATCAACGTGGACATCTCGGTGTTTG CCAATGCCAGCCTGAGAGCGCAGGGGACGCCCCCGGTCCAGAGCGTCATCTTCTCCGCAGCCAAACAG ATCCAGGCCCCAGACCCCAGCGACCTCAGCATCTACGACAACTGGATCCGCTACTTCAACCGTAGCAGCCCGGTGTACGGCGTGGTCCCCAG CCTGGGCTCTCTGGTTGCCGGCAGCGACTATGCTCCCTTCATTCATTACCTGGGCATCTCCTCCATGGACCTCGCCTACACCTATGACCGG AGCAAGACCTCGGCCCGGATCTACCCCACCTACCACACCGCCTTTGACACCTTTGGTTACATGGACAAATTCTTGGACCCTG GTTTCAGCAGTCACCAAGCAGTGGCCCGCACAGCGGGAAGCGTGCTTCTCCGGCTCAGTGACAGCCTCTTCTTGCCCCTTAATGTCAGTGACTACAGCGAGACCCTCCACAGCTTCCTGCAGGCTGCCCAGCAGGACCTCGGGGACCTGTTGCAGACGCACAATATCAGCCTGG AGCCGCTGGTGACTGCAGTGGAGAAGTTTGAAGAGGCAGCTGCAGCCTTGAACCAACGCATATCAGCAGCACAGAAGGACAACCCTGA CCCCCTGCAGGTCCGGATGCTCAATGACCAGATGATGCTCTTGGAACGAACCTTCCTGAACCCAAGAGCTTTCCCAGAGGAACGCTACTACAG CCACGTGCTCTGGGCACCCCGCCACACAAGCTCCATAGCCACATTTCCAGGCCTGGCCAATGCCTGCTCCCAGGCCAAGGACATGCCCCACGGATCTGCAGCCTGGGCTGAAGTGCAGCGGCAGCTCAGTATCCTGGTGACGGCCCTGGAGGGGGCAGCAGCCACTCTGAGGCCTGTGGCTGACCTCTGA
- the SAC3D1 gene encoding SAC3 domain-containing protein 1, which yields MPGCELPVGTCPDMCPAAERTQRERERRLHRFEVAPGNCGDRARADPQRAVKEYSRPAAGKPRPPPSQLRPPPVLLTTVRYLASEVAERLDASRAEVAGFVADRLRAVRLDLALQGADGTEAVAVLEAALATLLAVVARLGPDSARGPADPALLQAQVQESFGSLRRCYARGAGPHPRQAAFQGLFLLYNLGSTAALHEVLQLPAALRACPSLRRALAVDAAFREGNAARLFRLLRTLPYLQSCAVRCHVGHARRGALARLARALSTPKGQALPLSFVVRLLALDGLEEARDLCQAHGLPMHAEESVVFLRGRFTEEGLPPAGTCGLLVGSKLGEHTLEEVVMAEEEDEGVDRSKHPT from the exons ATGCCCGGCTGCGAGCTGCCCGTGGGCACGTGCCCGGACATGTGCCCGGCCGCCGAGCGCACTCAGCGCGAACGGGAGCGCCGCCTTCACCGCTTCGAGGTAGCGCCGGGGAACTGCGGGGACCGGGCCCGGGCCGACCCGCAGCGCGCCGTGAAGGAGTACAGCCGGCCGGCCGCCGGCAAGCCCCGGCCCCCGCCCAGCCAGCTGCGGCCGCCGCCCGTGCTGCTGACCACCGTGCGCTACCTGGCCAGCGAGGTGGCCGAGCGCCTCGACGCGTCCCGCGCAGAGGTGGCCGGCTTCGTGGCGGACCGGCTGCGCGCCGTGCGGCTGGACCTGGCGCTGCAGGGCGCGGACGGCACCGAGGCGGTCGCGGTGCTGGAGGCGGCGCTGGCCACGCTGCTGGCCGTGGTGGCGCGGCTGGGGCCCGACTCGGCGCGTGGGCCCGCGGACCCGGCGCTGCTGCAGGCCCAGGTGCAGGAGAGCTTCGGCTCGCTGCGGCGCTGCTACGCGCGGGGCGCCGGACCGCACCCCCGCCAGGCGGCCTTCCAGGGCCTATTCCTGCTCTATAACCTGG GCTCCACGGCGGCCCTGCACGAGGTCCTGCAGCTGCCCGCGGCCCTGCGCGCCTGCCCGTCTCTGCGCAGGGCTCTGGCAGTGGACGCCGCCTTCCGCGAGGGCAACGCCGCTCGCCTCTTCCGTCTGCTCCGGACCCTGCCCTACCTGCAGAGCTGCGCCGTGCGTTGCCACGTGGGCCATGCCCGCCGCGGAGCCCTGGCCCGCCTCGCTCGGGCCCTGAGCACTCCCAAGGGTCAGGCTTTGCCCCTGAGCTTCGTGGTGCGCCTATTGGCCCTGGATGGGCTCGAGGAAGCGCGGGACCTGTGCCAGGCCCACGGGCTGCCCATGCATGCGGAGGAGAGCGTCGTGTTCCTGAGGGGTCGCTTCACTGAGGAGGGGTTGCCACCTGCCGGGACCTGCGGCCTATTGGTGGGCAGCAAACTTGGGGAACACACCCTGGAGGAGGTGGTCATGGCAGAGGAGGAAGATGAGGGAGTGGACAGATCCAAGCACCCCACATGA
- the SNX15 gene encoding sorting nexin-15 isoform X2: MSRQAKDDFLRHYTVSDPRTHPKGYTEYKVTAQFISKKDPEDVKEVVVWKRYSDFRKLHGDLAYTHRNLFRRLEEFPSFPRAQVFGRFEAAVIEERRKGAEDLLRFTVHIPALNNSPQLKEFFWGGEVTQLSEVSRDLRILPPPLIPTPPPEEPLLPQRLPTERRGLEELEVPADPPPSSPAQEALDLLFNCGSTEEAASFPARGPLTEAELALFDPFSKEESTEPSPTHMGELAAMEAEPKRLEPWEPGGQEEEEDDGGGPAPAYLSQATELITQALKDEKAGAYPAALQGYRDGVHILLQGAPSDPSPARQEGVKKKAAEYLKRAEEILHLHLSQALP; the protein is encoded by the exons ATGTCCCGCCAGGCGAAGGATGACTTCCTGCGGCACTACACGGTCTCCGACCCCCGGACGCACCCCAAAGGCTACACCGAGTACAAAGTGACCGCGCAG TTCATCTCAAAGAAGGATCCGGAGGATGTCAAAGAG GTGGTGGTCTGGAAGCGGTACAGCGACTTCCGCAAGCTGCATGGAGACCTGGCCTACACCCACCGCAACCTCTTCCGCCGCCTGGAGGAGTTTCCCTCTTTCCCCCGCGCCCAAGTGTTTG GCCGGTTCGAAGCGGCAGTGATCGAGGAGCGGCGGAAGGGGGCCGAGGACTTGCTTCGCTTCACTGTGCACATCCCCGCGCTCAACAACAGCCCCCAACTCAAGGAGTTCTTCTGG GGTGGGGAGGTGACACAGCTCTCCGAAGTGTCCAGGGACCTGCGTATACTGCCGCCCCCTCTGATCCCCACGCCGCCCCCCGAGGAGCCCCTGCTGCCCCAGCGGCTCCCCACCGAGAGGAGGGGTCTGGAGGAGTTGGAGGTGCCAG CGGACCCCCCACCATCCAGCCCTGCCCAGGAGGCCCTGGACCTCCTCTTTAATTGTGGGAGCACCGAGGAGGCGGCCAGCTTCCCTGCGCGAGGCCCACTCACCGAGGCTGAGCTTGCTCTCTTTGACCCCTTCTCCAAGGAAG aaagtacagagccCAGCCCCACCCACATGGGTGAGCTGGCAGCAATGGAGGCAGAGCCCAAGAGGCTGGAGCCctgggagccaggagggcaggaggaggaagaggatgatgGAGGAGGGCCCGCCCCTGCCTATCTGAGCCAGGCCACGGAGCTCATCACCCAGGCCCTGAAGGACGAGAAGGCAGGCGCCTACCCCGCAGCGCTGCAGGGCTACCGGGACGGCGTGCACATCCTGCTTCAGGGAGCACCCA GTGATCCTTCCCCTGCCCGCCAGGAGGGTGTGAAGAAGAAGGCGGCAGAGTACCTGAAGCGGGCAGAGGAGATCCTGCATCTGCACCTGTCCCAAGCCCTGCCCTGA
- the SNX15 gene encoding sorting nexin-15 isoform X1 codes for MSRQAKDDFLRHYTVSDPRTHPKGYTEYKVTAQFISKKDPEDVKEVVVWKRYSDFRKLHGDLAYTHRNLFRRLEEFPSFPRAQVFGRFEAAVIEERRKGAEDLLRFTVHIPALNNSPQLKEFFWGGEVTQLSEVSRDLRILPPPLIPTPPPEEPLLPQRLPTERRGLEELEVPVISPSADPPPSSPAQEALDLLFNCGSTEEAASFPARGPLTEAELALFDPFSKEESTEPSPTHMGELAAMEAEPKRLEPWEPGGQEEEEDDGGGPAPAYLSQATELITQALKDEKAGAYPAALQGYRDGVHILLQGAPSDPSPARQEGVKKKAAEYLKRAEEILHLHLSQALP; via the exons ATGTCCCGCCAGGCGAAGGATGACTTCCTGCGGCACTACACGGTCTCCGACCCCCGGACGCACCCCAAAGGCTACACCGAGTACAAAGTGACCGCGCAG TTCATCTCAAAGAAGGATCCGGAGGATGTCAAAGAG GTGGTGGTCTGGAAGCGGTACAGCGACTTCCGCAAGCTGCATGGAGACCTGGCCTACACCCACCGCAACCTCTTCCGCCGCCTGGAGGAGTTTCCCTCTTTCCCCCGCGCCCAAGTGTTTG GCCGGTTCGAAGCGGCAGTGATCGAGGAGCGGCGGAAGGGGGCCGAGGACTTGCTTCGCTTCACTGTGCACATCCCCGCGCTCAACAACAGCCCCCAACTCAAGGAGTTCTTCTGG GGTGGGGAGGTGACACAGCTCTCCGAAGTGTCCAGGGACCTGCGTATACTGCCGCCCCCTCTGATCCCCACGCCGCCCCCCGAGGAGCCCCTGCTGCCCCAGCGGCTCCCCACCGAGAGGAGGGGTCTGGAGGAGTTGGAGGTGCCAG TGATCTCCCCCTCAGCGGACCCCCCACCATCCAGCCCTGCCCAGGAGGCCCTGGACCTCCTCTTTAATTGTGGGAGCACCGAGGAGGCGGCCAGCTTCCCTGCGCGAGGCCCACTCACCGAGGCTGAGCTTGCTCTCTTTGACCCCTTCTCCAAGGAAG aaagtacagagccCAGCCCCACCCACATGGGTGAGCTGGCAGCAATGGAGGCAGAGCCCAAGAGGCTGGAGCCctgggagccaggagggcaggaggaggaagaggatgatgGAGGAGGGCCCGCCCCTGCCTATCTGAGCCAGGCCACGGAGCTCATCACCCAGGCCCTGAAGGACGAGAAGGCAGGCGCCTACCCCGCAGCGCTGCAGGGCTACCGGGACGGCGTGCACATCCTGCTTCAGGGAGCACCCA GTGATCCTTCCCCTGCCCGCCAGGAGGGTGTGAAGAAGAAGGCGGCAGAGTACCTGAAGCGGGCAGAGGAGATCCTGCATCTGCACCTGTCCCAAGCCCTGCCCTGA